The sequence agaaatacatattatacaagcgTACTGTTTTAAAGGCAGAGTtaacctataaatataatataatatatattatacaaataacactATATGATTTGCGTAAAGGAAAAATAAACGacataatataacgataaaagCTAACCATGTATATAcatcacaattataatattggttcGGTAGTTTCGTAAAAATGAATTCGTAGTGACTGTGCGTTGTCGAgcgttaaattaaaatgtttaggaCTATAGTGATttacatatacaaaatattcacCCCAATCGTCGTTTCCTGCCCAGGGTCAGCCTTTGTGCACGAAcagagtatttttttaaaaccaggAAGATTTTTAGGGCACAAATAAACGTGAAAACAACAGGTGTAAAATGACCCTATAAACAATGAAACGCGGGATGATTCCGACGACATGGAACAATATGACGGTTAAGGGCCAGCGCCCccccattataataatatttataaatatatgtgtatattattcaaacgaAGGGGTCTTTAACCCCATGAACAACCACCCTTGTCCGGCTTACACAAACAGGTGCCTGGAAACCTGTTCCCACGTTACACACGGTTCCCATCATTCTCGCCGGGGTTTTTTTTGTAGACGCAATTACATGTATTCAAATTAGAGAGTTAGTGATTTAATTCGTTTGGACAAAAGCCAAAAttcgaataataattaacagtagTAGtggatagaaaaaaaatcgtaacGGTTATAGACTATGTTAATCGGGAAACAAATGGATATACACGAATCTATATGTAAGGAATATGTATGAtggatttattgataaaaaaaaaaaattagaaaaaaattatataaattaattaggaATCACTTATTACAAACTTATCACTgattacaaacaaaaaatatactggaggtggttaatggttattgatatttactaattattagtaCCTTAATAACAAAAACCTGCAACATTGAGTGCGTTACAACTTACAACTCTTATTTTAATAGGTTTGGTGATGtcgttaattataatacatttatcaataatatataagtataattcaaaaactatattatatacgatactATACTAATAATCTATTTAAGTGCCAACAATTCgagaattttaacttttttgaataacaacatatatttttattacatacacTGAAGTAGATTATTTTTTGAGTTCCTACCGAGAcgtatagaaatttaattttaaacaagtaataaatatagttataataatttatcatttatgtaagTAACTATTATAAATGGATATTTCGTCACcggtaaatattatactatacagtcATACAGAACATTTTGTTTCCgggaatattattaaactataggaCGATTggtcttttatttaattttgtaatatctcGGCATCTGAAAATTCAGGTTGGGCatttgatgtaatattatacatttaaaattgaagtTTATTATGTACGTCATACAAAGTAGTTAAGTAAAATACTCTGCACATATAGTGTCTTAACTATAACtccatatcaaatatttattattttaatgaattaaaaaaaaaaaatcattttgtaaCTTAGCTGTAAATTAGCTTTTCATTTTTCGCaattatattgtaggtatttgtattattataattttagtaacagTAATAAAAgaaagataaaaaatttaaatagaaaaagtaAATAGTCCTCTATTTTAATGCCTATTTAAAGGGGAAAAAtgtctgtaaatattatttttacagcgATTCAACAAGTAGTTTACtctaattaattaaactttaaatacttatagctAATTAATAACTCGTTCAATATTCAATCagtacacataaaaatattgcgAAAAATGTTTCACTATATAGGATTatgatatgaaaaatgtaaattttcaaCCTAGAAAGGTAAACACTGACAAcaatgaaaaattgtaaatttaattgttttcgaaaatgttatttttcaaacatccaattataagttaaaacttggaaataataattgtagatacacttaaatggatcaccttgtatatgtactaaatgtaattacatttttttaaattctattttgatgtaatttttatttagttaaataagcTGGATAGTTAACATAATGCAATTTTCTGCTTGAAAAAATatggatatataataatttaaatgattttactaTCTACATAAGAAtgggcattttaattttttaagtattaatatgtccacaaattaatttcattaagttATGATTGTAtgacgtaatattatttaaaatctagaaattataaatccaacacataatttgatataaattaatttagagaTTCTTTTTTTAAGACAATCAATAggaattcattatattattgttacaaaaaacACAGAATATAAtagagataaaatattttaaaaatacataatgtagTCATATCTCTAAAATTGTACCTAATCTTGTATAGACATTGCTTTTTCTCTAGTTTCAGTAATTgtcaaagtataaatattattgtaatttaaaaactgaaaacgATAATTCTTATATGTACCGattcttatttatattagaaGTTAGGAcatgttgtaaaatataacatttttatcagtGGTCATTCgaagatataatagtttaaacgtTTAAGCAATGTAAAAGATATTATGTGTTGAACTAATGAAGCATCTCatgaaagataattttaatgtatatttatataaaaatgaatacagtACCAAATTATCAACGATAATAAACTATAGTAAGTCATAAACTCTACAGATAAAgagattattatcaaaattgtaaataaacataataaaaacaatattgaactATATGCAATGACTCATCAGATTACGAGCAggattttaacattttactgttaatgaaattattaggtatacttaaGTATACCAAAATAActagaaacattttttaaacaccaAATTGTTGCACAGTACATGTAGTTAATTTTAAAGGAAATATGTAACTAAATGATGATAAGGAAGTagcattgtaaattaaataaatcggtTTCGTTATTTATCATAACACGGaaagtttttgaataaatgtaacAGATTTAGATACTCGGGAGATAAGGAGCTATGTATTTCACTCTGCACCGTTTAAACATTAATACGTTGAACCGCACGCAACGTAGCAACGTTAAAAAACGAACTACGTAAATGTCGAATTtcgaaaagttattattaaaaactacaagCCTGTacgatatacaataatattatgattggttGAGAAtagaacagaaaaaaaaatacgacgtAAGTGCAATTAAATCGCATTTATCGCGACTACGTTTCACCGAGCTATTGCATTAGCGTGTCCCCGGCGGCGGCAGCGTTCGGGGTTATTACGACGATCGTAAAACGTATTTACTGCTCGCGACCACGACGATTGTCGCAGCTTCTCGAGAAAAGCGATGGCTCGGCGATTGGAAACGGAAACCGtactacaacattattttacagcaacgacgacgacgacgacgacgacgtttgTTATCGGCGTCGAAGGGTAACACTAACAGCGGCCCCGGGAcgtcattttttgtatttttttcgtcCTCGTccttaataatgttataacattattattattattatagtgaacaGGCTCTATATCACTATTTACTGTCGTGGGCCGAGCCGATAATATGGCAACGCGGCGAACTGAACGCCGCCGCCGCGGCCTCTCCCCCATAGCGCTGTgcgcatgataataatattatagtcgcgcgagaggaatataatatattatatatattattattatatacatattattatagcgcgGCTGTGCTGCACGCGCCACTCGCGCGCAcatactcacacacacacacgcgcgcgcgagaGCGCgtaatattcaacaataataatagttgtgcACTTTGACCAGTTTGCCCTATCGGGGAACGAACGAGCGAGCGCGCagtgtatatttaataagcCTGCCGTTGCTGGCTATCCGACGTGCTTCACACGCGTTTAACGCGGCGGCGATAtcatcaccaccaccaccgccgccgccgccacagcCACAACCACCGCCGCCGACGCCGTCGTCATCGAATCGacgcataattatattattattatacagggcGAACACTGCggcagatataatattatacatgtggtTTTACAACAACGCCCTACGAGTATTTaacgatacataatattaaatgtgtgtgtgcgtgtacatGGTGGCTGATGGAGTGTCGTCATCGGGGTTCCGGCGTTATCatcttattattagtttttctgcgattaaaaaaaaaaaaaaaaaataggacaCGCGGCGTATTCGCCCGACAGAGCCTAACCGCCCCACCCGCTCGCGGGACCTTCACGCCGGAGcgcaatatcatattaatatacggTTTTCCTTCTACTAGGCGCACACAAACAGTGTTCCCCGCAATGTTCACACACACGTTCCTATACCCGTTTTACGAGACAAACAATTTTAGCGGCCCCTGTGTTCACCACCACACTTGTGCCTGccgatataatatttgaaactaGATTCAGAGACACGGcacgaattttattatttttttctttatctccCCGTGAGTCACGCGACCCGCTTATCGTTGCCGACACACCGGGtcgttcaaatataattttccatTGGCTCACGATATCGTTCCGAAAACGTAATAAAACGAGAATCAAACCAGAGAGAGTGGATTTAAGGACTGTCcaaatttgcaaaaaaaaaaaaaaaaaatgtgcagcCACACACTATACACttcagtgtataatattattataacgtttggTCTCTCGTTGTGTGCTCTCCCTCCGCGACTCCCCTCTCGCCAGCGAACGCGTCTGCCATTGTTTTTTCCCGAACCGCTTGTATAGgaagtaaatcataataataatgttcgtTTCATAGTccgtttgataaatatttaactatcgaacattaataaataacaatacacgCGACGTGGAAATGCTAAGGGTATACTAactcatattttataacatcgttttctagtaggtacctatagttagtgaatgttaatatttttttaagtgtcgTCGACTTAATATACAAAAGAATTCGTTAAGtgatgtacctattaattattattatgtacacacgGCGTTGAAGGGCTGCGGCGTCGTTaaccgcgacgacgacgactacgacaCATTCCAAAGTACTTGAGTCCTGCAGGCGGGGAGGAGGGGGGGGCGGTCTCAGGGTTGCACCGACGACACAAAACAATAAACGCGgtgataatagttattaattaatccgAATACGCACACGTCCACGCACAAGTACGTGAACCGACGTGGTCGTTAGCGCGGCGATTACAAAAACGGCATGAGCGCGGCGAAAAGTAGGAGAAATGCGCGCCGCTAACGACCGCCGCTAATGTGCCGACGAGGTGTGTGTTGGTCGTCTTCTGTACAAAACGGTCAAAACGAATATGTATATGCGTATTAAGCGACGAAGGACGCGCGCGAATCGAGAAAGAAAGACGCGCGGAGAGAAGTAGAGAGTAAATTtcgaaaacataaaatattgttgtaatatacataatatgcgttTCGTTCCCTTGGCCTTTTGGCAATCGTcagtagtatttataaatacatttttaccgaCGGGGTAGAGCGTCGACGGCGCCTGGTCGGGTCTTGTGTGTAGTTGTGTGCCACCGttaacgccgccgccgccgccgtcgataAGTTCGGTCGACACGTGCGGCGGCGGCTGCGGGTGCGTTTACACGTACGACGGGCGTCCGGTCCGGTCAACGTACCGGACGGGATGGACGCGATGCGAGTATGTGACGATCGTACCATGTACCTGTTCCACCAATAGTACCTGCTTACCTACCCAtcttccgccgccgccgcggatCGAGTTTGTGTCAAGGGCAACACGCGCCGGCACAACCAACCCGATCGGGACCACTACTCTCAGGCGGTGGACAACGACGCCGCCGCGAGTGTCCCGGTGGCCGTACACAGGTCGgtcacacacacgcgcgcacgtCACGACAAGCGCGTGTGTGACGGCGTTCGTCTTATCGAGACGGGGGTTAATCACCCGGTGGAAACGGCACGCTGCCGCTAAAAATAACCGCCGAAACCCCGTTCGGCTCTCCACCAACCACCCCAACGACGAGAGCGGACGTCGTTATCAAAACGTCCAAAACGGCGTActggtttaaaaatgtatttttataccaaaCAATGCCCTctgcaattattttatacttatcggatataataataatataataataatagtaattatacagGATTCACTGTTCGCATATTTTCGTGGTACGTAACTATTCGAATGATGtgtgtaaaaaaatacataataacactgcccataaaatattatataataacatttcagATAAACAGAGATAAAAATGTTGACAACAGTTGTAGTCGACGACTAGCTACAAACGCAAAACTGCAAAGCATAAACAGTAcctaatagacaatagtataactaacttaatgtataaacatgttacaaaaataatattacaatccgCGTATACCGCGTATATTGCGCGTACACAGCGATTCGTGACAAGTATCCAGAAGGGGTACGCGTACATTgtcggaaaaacaaaaatactgttCAACTTACCAATGGCGAAGGGAAGCTCCGAACTCTGATTTGCATTCCATTTCCGGTGCTCGTCCGTGAATTGTTTGGCCAGCCGAAAGTGATGATGTGCGAGATAAATAATCGCCTTCGACGATTTTTTTCACGTTGTCGCGCGATCCAcagattttaatgaataataaattataggttttATTTAAGAGTGGAGTgtgatataattatagatattatggtTGCAACggcaatacaaaattaattaagtgaCGATGCAACGACAGCCGAAATGAAGAACGAGTGAAATGAAAAGAGATAgagtgaaagaaaaaaaaaaggggAGAACAATTAATGAAGAAGCAATTCTGTGTGCGACTCCGGCGAGATGGGTATTCGTGCGGCGAGTGCGCACGTCTGTCGGCGTAGCGAAAATGAACTTTCAACAGTTAGTGGCGGGTCGGTGTTTCAAACCGACGGAAGTGGTTGCGGGCGATTCTACTGCTATCTGCCGGCAGTTCGTTCGTCAGCGCGCGCGACGGTCGCGCAATTACGAACTGCGGTTATCACGGGACTTCGGTTATCACTGGGCCGCTTTCGTCACAGGACCATGGTTATTACCAAACCTTGGTTAACCTTGATAAGGCGCAGCACGGTGATAGCACGGGTTTTCTTATCGTATGTCCATTACTCCACTACTGACGACTGTGGATAATCATTGAGTTCGTTCAGTAAAGTCGTTTTAATGTAggacaaattttaataaaatatgctttaatCATTCACATCGTCCACGTTAAACTTTCCCTTGTTCCGTTTCCCGTTGCTGTGGTCTATATATGTTTCACAAACCACAGGACTTGCTCAAGCGCACGCCGCCCGATGGAATAAACCGGCCAGAGTTCCTGAAGCAGCTCGTTCAGGAGTTCCGGAAAACCAATAGTGCTGGTATAAATGACTGATGTCCTAACGTACCGTACATGCAGCGTATCTACTGATGtatttgtttacttatttaGAGTCCAAGCTTCAAGTGTTGGCCAACCTTGCCAACTTTGCATACGACCCTGTCAATTATCAGCACATTCGTAGTCAGAAGGTAATCGATCTGTTCTTAGAACAGTTGGCTTCTGACAACAACAAACTGATAGAATTTGCTGCAGCTGGACTCTGCAATCTAGTcaatggtaataattatttttgttttaatttagctCTTCtgcatttttattgtttcattgCATATAGTTAAGTTTGGCCAATTGTCGCTGATTTTCTTGGACTTTATAGGTGTAAGAAGACATGTGTCTTGTTACAGTAGGATTTTTATTGGGCATAGTAATTTCACTAAGATCTTAgtactatcataataatattcctatTTTTTAGGATTTAAATAACCCATTAAGACAAGAATTGTTTCTATTTATAAACATGTGTTTATGACATAATTAAGTGATTCTTTTtgtgtaactatattatagacCAGTGTTTATCATCAACCTTTGTATTATGGTGAGTAAGTGTTATCAATCATTGGTGACATacgattcaaatattatattttctttgcgttatacaataaaaaataaggataataggtaatatttaagtaatgtttaatttgtaatgtaaatttaaaaaaatcataaaatagaattataaatgttgataacaaagaacttatttttaatcattatacaaATCATATCAAATATCTATCAATTTTTGTGAATTGTgtcaaaaatgtttgtacattttgtgttatttaattttaatatattttgcacACATTTGGATATATGTTACAACACATTGAATGAAAAACATTGTTCTAGACATtttgtttagttaaaaaaaattatgtgtcaattcagataataatatacaaactagaaatattataaacaagatattttaaaattgtccatATTACATCAATGGTGACagctaatattaaaacaatataaattttcttagagtaaaattgtttagttatccataactaatattatgaacttttattttatctgGCTCAATAAACAGTACTCTtagttctacattttttttttcgttcatattatatagtttcctttttgttattttagttaaacCATAATGTCTTACTTTTCATATTaccttactataattatattatttttatacaaatatgatttgctttttaaacataaaattataaagtatatagatatacagggaaaaataaatgtttagttaatgcttaatttacaattttaaaaatactaagctaaataattataaaagttattatatacattttttttacatttgtttaaattattcaactttatatattttcagaTCCTGCcaataaagattatattattggaAATGGTGGTAtccaaaaaatagaaaaaaatttaagtataaatgatGACAATATAATACTTTCCTGTATTACAACTCTTATGTACTTGTATGCACCAGAAATAAAAacaggtaattaaaaataatttattatcattttattgatattctGTCTTAATAACATTCATGTTGTATGCGGTCTGCTAtattggtataatttattttgcaattattCTTATTACCTGAATACtacattaatgtttaaaaagactagtcattgtttatttttttaaatattttatttgtttaagttaAAACTTTAATGCGACTGAATAATTCTCAcatttataagtaggtaatttaataaaataatagaataaactgggttatactatgttttattttttaagttaaaaattactcataatattctgaaatgagtgaaatttttataaaatattaattattctattgtGTATTAAAAACTTTACACTTGTTACACTATAGttgtataattaatgaaataacatGAAACCATttagtaactattatatattaggtaagaAAGTGAATTATtgcttatatcaatatatattggtacttgtttgttatcgccCCGCCAGTATGCCGCATAAAATTTATCGCCCCGCCACTAAAccatacatataattttgttgatCTGGACATAGGGGCACACACCCAAAATATTGAGAGGTTGTGGGGTTCTGCTAAATGGGGAAATAAAAAGCGTCGTGGAACAAACAGAAATTTTTTGGAATCATATTTAGCAGAATTTATGTGGAGAACACGTCTCGGAAAACAAGACGCATTTGAAAccattttaaaagatatatccGAGTTCTGGCCtccactataattataattatattatttatttactaatgcatttatacatattttatatttatttattattttgtttattttatttaattggcgGGGCGATAAATTTTATGCGGCATACTGGCGGAgcgataacaaacaagtaccaatatattttatccataaatatttaaatttgaaaataattgtgcattttaaactgatttatgacaatattttgacaaaaatagattgacttaatttaattacttattttacttatttttatatttattataatttcttttactGTACTTTATTTcacttgttatttttatttttgtgtaatagtaattttttaatacattattgaataatttataaaatgtattttaaatttaaaatgttattaagttaaattaacaaaactatttagttaaaatgtatgttatagaCTTAAGGAGACACTATACCCATATGTATTGtctcacaaataataatatgaaaactatCTCTTTGTACTTTAAGGTCCATTGCATTGCTGTGATTGTGGTTTATTTTGGCTGCATTTAATCACAGCTGAGGTGTATGGACCTTAATATTcactttaaattcaattatttgtaaatttgcagtaatattaactataagtaACTGTAATTGGAATCAAGTTTGTAGATTTTCCACATTAAACGAGTGTAAAACAAAGTCAATACACATAGGTACAGTGTTAATTCTTATTAATCATTTaggttatttttgttattttaagtatgtaatttaattatagtttttggtatgagtataagtatgtatattcaataatacaattgtaatacatttatcacaGGTGTAAGTACTATGCTGACTAATtttaataccattttttttttgcatttttcatatgtatttaaacattttgactattatttaatttttaaactattataaaaatgtatttatttatttagtatagatAATGACGTAaactatcaatttaaaaataagattaatcatactactatatatttaaattatgtcacCAATTCCCATGTAAAATTACActggattaataattataatattttattttttagtaaataatttattaaaaatatagcaatctatttaatataatatttaaaccacggtatattataataatataataatataccgtgatttaaactaatatgaattttataataattgtagaaatgtttaacagaaaatatttattttgttattcataaaaagatttatatggAAATGTAGATCTGTATATAAATcttttacaaacaatttataatgttatttcatacttaaataatacatcTTATTATGTAAGAAACTAAGAAGTTAAAAGACAGTTAAAAAAGTCATTCTTTGGATTATTTAGTTTGTGCATTGTATATAAACTATGTGAAAAAACGTTTGCTAATTGTATTTTCTTCATACAAATTCTAATTCTTCAATAAACTTGAACTtggaaaatagtatttaaaattagtcatatattttaaggtttatGTAGTATgcggtatttatttattttaaatttaatatagcaCATAgactaacttattttataaaataatctttattaatattaagttatgtgttataatatttattattattagttaattacttttgtaattttatagtttaatttatttaaagttaaataataataatacattaatacttttaaattgtaattttaatgtatgtatattataggctTAGACCGCATACTATATGAGAGTTAATATtagaacaattaaattattattaattagttggTACCATATGTTTTTCTAAGGTTTTTGAATTATGAGAGTGCCAATGAAGATAGCGCGTTTATTTTCTACAGCTTCATTCAAACCTAAGTTAGaacttttaactaataaaagtCTAATACAAATCGATGGCGATGGCATGTATGATTATTGCCAGGGTTTGATGactaatgatattttcaaactaaaaactgaaaaatcttTGTTTACTATGATATTGAATTCAAAAGGCCGTGTGTTATATgattgtttgatttataaagTGGATGATAATATACTACTGGAATGTGAAAAAGATGTTGCAAGTGACTTaatcaaatacttaaaaatgtacctactaaGAAGAAaactcaatattaaaatattagaaaatactaGTGTTTGGGCATTATTCAGTTCTACACCTTTAGACATGAAACTGAATTCTGTCAGTGTTTTTAATGACCCACGTCTGCCCATTTTAGGTCAAAGAATTATCTCTGATAAGACTTCAGGCATTAGAAATGAAATCTTTTTGGACGAACGTGATAACAAATTTACTTATCAACAATGGAGATATACAAATGGTGTTGCAGAAGGCAAAGAATTACTTAAAGGGCTATCTTTTCCATTAGAAATGAACTGTGATTATTTAAATGGTATAAGCTTTAATAAAGGCTGCTATGTTGGACAAGAACTGACGGCAAGGACTTATCATACTGGAGTTACAAGGAAAAGAATAATGCCTTTAGTTTTTGATGATATGCCCACCGGATTGGATTTGAATGCTGATATTTACAATGAATCTGATTTAGGTGCTAAAAGACCACCTGGAAAATTGAGAGGATTGTGTGGAAAAATTGGTATTGcacttttaaaaattgatgaatGTTTAAAAGCAGAACAATTAATTGTGGGTGGATTCACAGCTAAGACATTTATTCCAAATTGGTGGAAAACATAGTACGGTTTAGTCATGTTGAGTAAATTTAGATATACAacgtagaatattttatatacattattatacattatacaattgaaTTTCTTAAAACTACTATGATAATTaatctaaattgtttaatataaatgagttttaacatttttaagtaatttacttaatacttaaaataattacttatgataaattactattcagaaattttaaaattatctttattaaatgtttgttattaaatatttgatggatagtaaattatagtatttttacttattgGCTCAGTAAAtccatattttatctattttttttttttgtgtttttagttGAATAAAGCTTCTAATAAAATGtccat is a genomic window of Rhopalosiphum padi isolate XX-2018 chromosome 4, ASM2088224v1, whole genome shotgun sequence containing:
- the LOC132928610 gene encoding putative transferase CAF17 homolog, mitochondrial isoform X1, translated to MRVPMKIARLFSTASFKPKLELLTNKSLIQIDGDGMYDYCQGLMTNDIFKLKTEKSLFTMILNSKGRVLYDCLIYKVDDNILLECEKDVASDLIKYLKMYLLRRKLNIKILENTSVWALFSSTPLDMKLNSVSVFNDPRLPILGQRIISDKTSGIRNEIFLDERDNKFTYQQWRYTNGVAEGKELLKGLSFPLEMNCDYLNGISFNKGCYVGQELTARTYHTGVTRKRIMPLVFDDMPTGLDLNADIYNESDLGAKRPPGKLRGLCGKIGIALLKIDECLKAEQLIVGGFTAKTFIPNWWKT
- the LOC132928610 gene encoding armadillo repeat-containing protein 7-like isoform X3 yields the protein MFHKPQDLLKRTPPDGINRPEFLKQLVQEFRKTNSAESKLQVLANLANFAYDPVNYQHIRSQKVIDLFLEQLASDNNKLIEFAAAGLCNLVNDPANKDYIIGNGGIQKIEKNLSINDDNIILSCITTLMYLYAPEIKTDIVNPSTVGYMLLHAQSENPKLRNVAKIFLTDFCTEHDIQTAVTFNT